The window GACCGGTATCGACCTGGCGTTCACCGCCGCCGGAATACTCGGCGGCGCGATCGTGTTCGGACATCACCCGTGGGACAACGCGGCCGGTGTCGCGCTCGTTCGCGCGGCCGGTGGCGTGGTGACCGACCTGGCCGGCGATCCGTGGACCATCACCTCCGGTTCGGTGCTGGCCGCCGCACCCGGGGTACACGAAGAACTGCTCGACATGATCAACGCGGTGAACGACACCGACAGTGAAGGATGAGGCAATGACGTTGGCGGTACGCGTGATTCCGTGCCTGGATGTGGACGCGGGCCGGGTCGTCAAGGGCGTCAACTTCGAGAACCTGCGCGACGCCGGCGACCCGGTCGAACTGGCCGCCACCTACGACGCGCAGGGCGCCGACGAGCTCACCTTCCTCGATGTCACCGCCTCCACCGGCGACCGCGGCACCATGATCGACGTGGTCACCCGCACCGCCGAGCAGATCTTCATCCCGCTGACCGTCGGCGGCGGCGTGCGCACGGTCGAGGACGTGGACCGGTTGCTGCGCGCGGGCGCGGACAAGGTGTCGGTGAACACCGCCGCCATCGCCCGTCCGGAGGTGCTGCGCGAGATGTCGGAGCGGTTCGGTTCGCAGTGCATCGTGCTCTCGGTCGACGCGCGCACCGTCCCGCAAGGCCAGCCCGCGACGCCCTCGGGCTGGGAAGTCACCACGCACGGCGGCAAGCGCGGTACCGGCATCGACGCGGTCGAATGGGCCGTGCGCGGCGCCGAACTCGGCGTCGGCGAGATCCTGCTGAACTCGATGGACGCCGACGGCACCAAAGCCGGCTTCGACCTGAAGATGATCGAATCCGTGCGCGCCGCGGTCACGGTCCCGGTGATCGCCAGCGGCGGCGCGGGCGCGCTCGAGCATTTCGCTCCGGCGGTGCACGCGGGCGCGGACGCGGTGCTGGCCGCGAGCGTCTTCCACTTCGGCGACCTCACCATCGGCCAGGTCAAGGACTCCATGCGTGCGGAAGGGATCGTGGTCCGATGAGTTTGGATCCCGCCATCGCGAGTCGCCTCAAGCGCAACGAGGCCGGACTGGTCGCGGCGGTCGCGCAGGAGAAGAGCACCGGGGACGTGCTGATGGTCGCCTGGATGGATGACGAGGCGCTGGCCCGCACGCTGGCGACCCGCAAGGCCACCTACTACTCGCGGTCGCGGCAGCAGTACTGGGTCAAGGGGGAGACCTCCGGGCATACGCAATACGTGCACGAGGTCCGGCTCGACTGCGACGGTGACACCGTGCTGCTGGTGGTCGATCAGGAGGGGGCGGCCTGCCACACGGGCACGCACACCTGCTTCGACAGCGATGTGCTGCTCGGGGAACCGAACTAGTCGTCGGGGTTGGTCAGTGCTTCGGTGAGGCGTTTGGACAGGATCTCGCTGAGTTCGGCCAGCTGCGCGCTCTCTTCGGGGCTGAGCCCATCGAAGACGAGGTGCCGGACCGCGTCCAGATACCCGGGCGCCGCGGCGACGACCTTTTGATATCCGGCGTCGGTGAGCACCGCTTGCACCCCGCGTTTGCCCGCCTGGGTGGAGCGCTCGGCCCACCCCATCCGCTCCAGCTTCGACACCACATGCGACAAGCGCGATAGCGATGAATTAGCTTTGCTGGCCAGGTCGCTCATCTGCAGGCGATGACCTGGTTCTTCGGATAGCAGAGTCAGGACCCAATACTCAAAATGGGTAACCCCGGACTCGCGCTGCAATTGGGTATCCAAGGCGCTCGGCAGCCGGGTCATCAGCGCTACGATCGCGCGCCAAGCTCGCTGTTCAACGGGGTTGAGCCACTTCGTCACTGTGCGCCTTCTCTCGAGCGAAGTGACGTGGGTCCGTCAGATGTTCACAGTCACCCGCGCCATCGAGTTTGCCACGATTTCGCTCGATGGGCACAGAGTTGAGTGGGACGGTGAGACCTTTCACAGTCCGTCATGGCGTGTCGCCTTCGTGTCCGGGTCCACGTAGGTGGTATCCGGCTCGGCGTAGACCGTCTCGGTGCGGGCCGCGGACTTGGCTGCCTGCCGACGCCGCCAGCCGCGGCGTACGTCGAGGAACGCGATGAACAAGAAGAGCGCGATGGCAAGGAGGAAGCCGACGAGGGTGGCCCCGCGGAAGGCGGGGGCGTCGACATCGAGAATCCGCTCGCCGGCATGCGCGGCGTTGTTCCCGCCCCACACGATGGTCAGTGTCATGAGGTTGGGCAGCGCCACGATGACGCCGAGCACTGCAGCGGCCCCGGCGATGAACTTTCCGCCGCGGCGGCGCCACATCGACCCGGCGAACAGCAGCAAGAGCAAGGGGATCAGCGTGCACAGGCCGCCGAGCAGCAGACCCCACCAGATGCCCTTGGAGAAACTGCCGTGGATCGACTCGGCCAGGCGCTGGGCCCACCAGCGCGGGATGAACGCGCTGAGGATGAAGTACGCGACGACCAAGACCCCGACCACGGCGAGTGAGCCGATAAGTCGCCCACGCCAGGTGGAGGTGCTGGAATTCGCGTCGACCGGTTGCCCTTCGCGCATCGTCATACCTGCAGAGTAAGCCGCTGACCAGCTCAAACGGAGGCAGCGCGCCCGGCGTTTCGTACAAATCCGACAGGATTACCCGGCGTTCGCTCGCAGATACTGCAGGGCCTCGTCCGCGTGCACGTCGGCGCGCAGCTCACCGGTGATCACCTTGCCGACGGTGCGGTCGGTCCCGATGACGAAGGTCTGCCGCTTCACCGGCGCGAGCTTGCCGAGCAGGCCACGCTTGACGCCGAACTGCTCGGCCACCGTGCCGTCGACATCCGACAGCAGCGGATAACCCAGCCCCTGCCGTTCGGCGAACCCGGCCTGCACGTCCACCCGATCCGCGCTGATGCCGACGCAGGTGGCGCCGAGCGCCTTGAACTCGGTGGCGAGATCCCGGAAGTGGCACGCCTCCTTGGTGCACACCGGGGTGTTCGCGCCGGGATAGAAGAACAGCACCACGGGTCCGCCGGCGAGCAACTCGTCGAGGGAACGGGTGGTGCCGGTCTGGTCGGGGAGCTCGAACTGGGGAGCGAGCTGGCCTGGCTTCATGAAAACGGACAGTACCGAAAACCACGCATCCCCGGCGGCCACGGCCGTGACGAGGGGAGGAGCGGCCGGGATGCCGGGGATGCGGGACGGGTGACTTCAGACGCCGATGAGGGCGGCGACCTCGGGGTTCTTGATATCCATGACATCGAGGATGCCGTGGGCGCGCAGGAACGGCTTGAGCTCCCGGATGCGGTCGCTGTGGTCGGCGTACTCGTCCGGGAAGTGGTTGCGGTCCAGCGACTCGAGGGCCTTCACATAGGTGACGAAGGAAGCGAGCGCGTTGTAGGTACTGGCGACCTGGGGGCCACCCATGCCGTTCAGTCCGACCATCCGCGGAGGTTGGCCGGGCATCGAGCCCGGCGCGGCGTGCCGGCCCTCCGGCCCCGCCTGTTGCGAGGGGTACATCAATTGTCTCCTCTCGATCTTCGGTACCGCGTGACTGGGATCCAGCTGGTTGAAGGTGGAACGCAGCGAGTGTAGTGACGCCTGCCACATGCCATTTCAGGGCATGAGAACCGGTCGGTTGGACTTGACCGGCTCGTGCGGTTTGCCGGGAACGTCGGCGGGGCGGGTAAGGACAGCGCAGCCGGACTTGGGATGATGGTGCAATGCCTGCCGCGTCCGCTCCCACCACCACGACCCGCGCACAGTTCCATCTCCTGGCCGCGGAGCATCGGGTGGTCCCGGTGATCCGAAAGGTGCTGGCCGACTCCGAAACCCCACTGTCTGCCTACCGCAAGCTGGCCGGGGACCGGGCGGGAACCTTCCTGTTCGAGTCCGCGGAGAACGGTCGCTCCTGGTCGCGCTGGTCGTTCATCGGCGCCGGCAGCCCCTCCGCCTTGACCGTGGTCGACGGCGAAGCCACCTGGCTCGGCAACATCCCTGCGGACGCGCCGTCGGGCGGTGACCCGCTGGAGGCGCTGCGGGAGACCCTGCAGCTGCTACAGACCGAACGCCTACCCGGCCTGCCCCCGCTGACCGGCGGCATGGTCGGCTACCTCGGCTACGACGCCGTGCGCCGCATGGAACGCCTGCCGAACGTGGCCCTCGACGATCTGCAGCTGCCCGAGATGGTCCTGATGCTGGCCACCGACCTCGCCGCGTTCGACCACCACGAGGGCGCGATCACGCTGATCGCCAACGCCGTCAACTGGAACGGCACCACCGAGGGCGTCGACGAGGCCTACGACGACGCGGTGGCCCGGCTGGACCGGATGACCGAAGCGCTCGCCGCGCCCGCGGCGTCCACGGTCTCGGTCTTCGATCAGCCCGAACCGGAGTACATCCGCCGCCGCACCCCCGACGAGTTCGGTGCGGGCGTGCGCCGCCTGGTCAAGGAGATCGAGGCGGGCGAGGCGTTCCAGGTGGTGCTCTCGCAGCGCTTCGAAATGGACTACGACGGTTCCCCGCTGGATCTGTACCGGATGCTGCGGGCCTCGAATCCGAGCCCGTACATGTACCTGATCCACGTCCCGGACGGTGACGGCGGCACGGCTTTCTCGATCGTCGGATCCAGCCCGGAAGCGCTGGTCACCGTGAAAGAGGGGGTGGCGACGACACATCCG is drawn from Nocardia sp. XZ_19_385 and contains these coding sequences:
- a CDS encoding permease gives rise to the protein MTMREGQPVDANSSTSTWRGRLIGSLAVVGVLVVAYFILSAFIPRWWAQRLAESIHGSFSKGIWWGLLLGGLCTLIPLLLLLFAGSMWRRRGGKFIAGAAAVLGVIVALPNLMTLTIVWGGNNAAHAGERILDVDAPAFRGATLVGFLLAIALFLFIAFLDVRRGWRRRQAAKSAARTETVYAEPDTTYVDPDTKATRHDGL
- the hisF gene encoding imidazole glycerol phosphate synthase subunit HisF, with translation MTLAVRVIPCLDVDAGRVVKGVNFENLRDAGDPVELAATYDAQGADELTFLDVTASTGDRGTMIDVVTRTAEQIFIPLTVGGGVRTVEDVDRLLRAGADKVSVNTAAIARPEVLREMSERFGSQCIVLSVDARTVPQGQPATPSGWEVTTHGGKRGTGIDAVEWAVRGAELGVGEILLNSMDADGTKAGFDLKMIESVRAAVTVPVIASGGAGALEHFAPAVHAGADAVLAASVFHFGDLTIGQVKDSMRAEGIVVR
- a CDS encoding MarR family winged helix-turn-helix transcriptional regulator, whose amino-acid sequence is MTRLPSALDTQLQRESGVTHFEYWVLTLLSEEPGHRLQMSDLASKANSSLSRLSHVVSKLERMGWAERSTQAGKRGVQAVLTDAGYQKVVAAAPGYLDAVRHLVFDGLSPEESAQLAELSEILSKRLTEALTNPDD
- a CDS encoding peroxiredoxin; the protein is MKPGQLAPQFELPDQTGTTRSLDELLAGGPVVLFFYPGANTPVCTKEACHFRDLATEFKALGATCVGISADRVDVQAGFAERQGLGYPLLSDVDGTVAEQFGVKRGLLGKLAPVKRQTFVIGTDRTVGKVITGELRADVHADEALQYLRANAG
- a CDS encoding anthranilate synthase component I, with amino-acid sequence MPAASAPTTTTRAQFHLLAAEHRVVPVIRKVLADSETPLSAYRKLAGDRAGTFLFESAENGRSWSRWSFIGAGSPSALTVVDGEATWLGNIPADAPSGGDPLEALRETLQLLQTERLPGLPPLTGGMVGYLGYDAVRRMERLPNVALDDLQLPEMVLMLATDLAAFDHHEGAITLIANAVNWNGTTEGVDEAYDDAVARLDRMTEALAAPAASTVSVFDQPEPEYIRRRTPDEFGAGVRRLVKEIEAGEAFQVVLSQRFEMDYDGSPLDLYRMLRASNPSPYMYLIHVPDGDGGTAFSIVGSSPEALVTVKEGVATTHPIAGTRWRGVTEEDDLLLEKGLLADEKENAEHLMLVDLGRNDLGRVCQPGTVRVTEYRHIERYSHVMHLVSTVSGRLAAGKIALDAVRACFPAGTLSGAPKVRAMELIEELEPTRRGIYGGVVGYLDFAGDADTAIAIRTALIKDGTAYVQAGAGVVADSDPDYEDVESRNKAMAVLKAIAAAKTVRAYGAEIRSENG
- the hisI gene encoding phosphoribosyl-AMP cyclohydrolase, with the translated sequence MSLDPAIASRLKRNEAGLVAAVAQEKSTGDVLMVAWMDDEALARTLATRKATYYSRSRQQYWVKGETSGHTQYVHEVRLDCDGDTVLLVVDQEGAACHTGTHTCFDSDVLLGEPN